The following coding sequences lie in one bacterium genomic window:
- the rodA gene encoding rod shape-determining protein RodA, giving the protein MLNFSLKKGFDYIIFSCVILIVCLGILMIYSATQSSDSNFLWLKQTMWFGIGLLGLTAAVSFDYQLLGKYSRILYILVIVLLIFVLVGGPLIRCARSWVVIGPFSFQPAEFAKLATIIILAEYLSTKREGLTSIEEFIYPIGLVALPIFLILMQPDVGTTLVFFPVVLVMFYITGAKPIYLVSLTSISILIMVFTLFLSWEQLQIVHKIPVIHFLYRSISSFKHTLISLLCLSGLTVTIYYMTKLFRRSITFNKFGLILGIISISLLVSLVANGFLKDYQRKRLVVFIDPGIDPLSAGYNIIQSKIAIGSGRLLGKGIFRGTQSQLGFLPERQSDFIFSVIGEELGFIGVITTLLLFLIIIYRGIYIAFSSRDNFGCLLASGIITMIAVQVFMNVGISLSIMPVTGLTLPLVSYGGSSLCITMVSLGILLNIRLRRYML; this is encoded by the coding sequence ATGCTTAATTTTAGTCTAAAAAAAGGGTTTGATTACATTATCTTTAGTTGTGTGATTTTAATTGTCTGTCTGGGGATACTTATGATTTACAGTGCTACTCAATCCTCAGACTCTAATTTCTTATGGCTCAAACAAACAATGTGGTTTGGAATAGGACTTTTGGGGTTAACCGCTGCCGTTTCATTTGATTATCAACTATTAGGTAAATACTCGCGAATATTGTATATTCTGGTGATAGTTTTATTAATATTTGTATTGGTGGGAGGTCCTTTGATTCGTTGTGCAAGAAGTTGGGTAGTTATAGGTCCTTTTTCATTTCAACCCGCAGAATTCGCTAAATTAGCCACGATTATTATCCTGGCTGAATACCTTTCGACTAAACGAGAAGGATTAACCTCGATTGAAGAATTTATCTATCCAATAGGATTAGTTGCCTTACCGATATTTCTTATTCTGATGCAGCCTGATGTGGGAACTACATTAGTTTTTTTCCCGGTAGTATTAGTTATGTTTTACATCACAGGGGCTAAACCAATCTATTTAGTTTCATTGACCTCGATAAGTATTTTAATTATGGTTTTTACCCTATTTTTAAGCTGGGAACAACTTCAGATAGTTCATAAAATACCTGTTATCCATTTTCTATATCGGTCTATTAGTTCATTTAAACATACTTTAATCTCTTTACTTTGTCTATCGGGACTTACAGTAACCATATATTATATGACAAAATTATTTAGAAGGAGTATTACCTTTAATAAATTTGGGTTAATACTAGGAATCATCAGTATCAGCCTTCTTGTTTCGTTAGTTGCCAATGGTTTTTTAAAGGATTATCAAAGAAAACGACTTGTGGTATTTATTGACCCCGGGATTGACCCTTTAAGCGCCGGGTATAATATTATTCAATCTAAAATCGCCATAGGCTCCGGTAGACTACTGGGTAAAGGAATTTTTCGAGGGACACAAAGTCAACTGGGTTTTTTACCTGAGCGTCAATCTGATTTCATCTTCTCAGTTATTGGGGAAGAATTAGGATTTATCGGGGTAATTACTACTTTATTGCTCTTTTTAATTATTATCTACCGCGGTATTTATATTGCCTTTTCTTCAAGGGATAATTTTGGTTGTTTATTAGCCTCGGGGATAATTACTATGATTGCTGTCCAGGTCTTTATGAATGTTGGTATATCTCTGAGTATAATGCCGGTAACCGGTCTAACCTTACCTCTGGTAAGTTATGGTGGCTCTTCACTCTGTATCACTATGGTTTCTTTAGGCATACTTTTAAATATTAGATTAAGAAGATATATGTTATAA
- the mrdA gene encoding penicillin-binding protein 2 has product MHIEPTESELERLRQRLVRLTTIIIIAFAILIVKAIYLQIIKGNYYQKVSENNRIRLIPITASRGMIYDCNGKILAQDIPSFDIAIIQLGLNKNEIEQTLIKLKEIVEINLKEVMEKIQAKKNKPFEPTVIVADVDREILTKVAERTTELPGIMIQVNQKRYYTYGPICSHLLGYIGEISKEELIHKYNDGYKYGDLIGKSGIEGYYDLSLRGKNGGKQIEVDVRGRQLQVLGNMEPIPGNNLILTIDKRLQEIANEALGEKSGAVVVMNPNNGEILSIVSKPGFDPNMFLGHMTSTQAKQIFSDKQYPLLNRVIQAQYSPGSVFKIIVATAALEDEIINEGTRYSCGGIYWLGNKRFICFQKEKHGSVDVMDALAHSCNIFFYQVGIKLGINKISKFAQQVGLGEKTGIDLPAEASGLVPTRRWKEEKFKESWYWGETVNLSIGQGYILSTPLQLACALSAIVNGGKIITPRIAKQMIDSSGNIKIFNPWVKRIIPLSNQTQKVVFKGLEDVVAKGTGQKAYLPYLRIGGKTGTVQNPTGEDHALFVCFAPVDDPKVVIAVLVEHGGKGGIEAVPVARRILEQMDWSIFKES; this is encoded by the coding sequence ATGCATATTGAACCGACTGAATCTGAATTAGAAAGATTACGGCAAAGACTTGTTCGATTAACTACAATTATTATAATCGCTTTTGCCATATTAATTGTTAAAGCAATCTATTTACAGATAATAAAAGGAAATTATTATCAAAAGGTCTCGGAAAATAACCGTATTCGGTTAATACCAATTACTGCTTCAAGAGGAATGATTTATGACTGCAATGGGAAGATATTAGCCCAAGATATACCTTCATTTGACATTGCCATCATTCAACTTGGCTTGAACAAAAATGAAATAGAACAAACACTAATCAAGTTAAAAGAAATAGTAGAAATTAATCTAAAAGAGGTGATGGAGAAGATTCAGGCGAAAAAAAATAAGCCTTTTGAACCCACGGTAATCGTTGCTGATGTAGACCGTGAAATCCTGACTAAAGTCGCTGAACGAACAACCGAACTACCAGGTATTATGATTCAAGTTAATCAAAAACGATATTATACCTATGGTCCCATTTGTAGTCATCTCTTAGGATATATTGGTGAAATTAGTAAAGAAGAACTTATCCATAAATACAATGATGGATATAAATATGGTGATTTAATTGGGAAATCAGGGATTGAAGGATATTATGACCTTTCTTTAAGAGGCAAAAATGGTGGGAAACAAATTGAAGTCGATGTTCGTGGAAGACAATTACAGGTTTTAGGTAATATGGAACCAATCCCTGGTAATAATCTAATTTTGACCATTGATAAGCGGTTACAAGAAATAGCCAATGAGGCTCTTGGTGAGAAATCCGGGGCAGTAGTCGTGATGAATCCTAATAATGGTGAAATATTATCTATAGTTAGCAAGCCAGGTTTTGACCCAAATATGTTCTTAGGGCATATGACTTCTACTCAGGCTAAACAGATATTTTCTGATAAACAATATCCATTACTTAATCGGGTAATTCAAGCACAATATTCCCCCGGGTCCGTATTTAAAATTATCGTGGCGACCGCGGCATTAGAAGATGAAATTATAAACGAGGGCACAAGATATTCTTGTGGGGGAATATACTGGTTAGGGAATAAAAGGTTTATTTGTTTCCAAAAAGAAAAACATGGCTCTGTAGATGTTATGGATGCACTTGCTCATTCCTGTAATATCTTTTTCTATCAAGTTGGGATTAAATTGGGGATAAATAAAATCTCAAAATTTGCCCAGCAAGTAGGATTAGGAGAGAAAACAGGCATTGATTTGCCTGCTGAAGCAAGTGGATTAGTTCCTACTCGAAGATGGAAAGAAGAAAAATTTAAAGAATCATGGTATTGGGGAGAAACAGTTAATTTGAGTATCGGTCAGGGATATATTTTAAGCACACCACTACAATTGGCCTGTGCTTTAAGTGCAATTGTAAATGGTGGCAAGATCATTACACCAAGAATAGCTAAACAAATGATAGATTCTTCTGGAAATATAAAGATATTTAATCCCTGGGTAAAAAGGATTATTCCTTTATCAAATCAGACTCAAAAAGTAGTATTCAAAGGATTAGAGGATGTCGTGGCTAAAGGAACAGGTCAAAAGGCTTATTTACCTTATTTAAGAATAGGTGGTAAAACAGGAACGGTGCAAAATCCTACCGGGGAAGACCATGCCCTCTTTGTTTGCTTTGCCCCGGTGGATGACCCGAAAGTAGTTATCGCCGTTCTTGTCGAACATGGAGGTAAAGGAGGTATAGAAGCAGTTCCAGTCGCAAGAAGAATTTTAGAACAAATGGATTGGTCGATATTTAAAGAAAGTTGA
- the mreD gene encoding rod shape-determining protein MreD, giving the protein MYWVMWIGIIILCLVGQTVYADVLTICEIKPDLLLIIIIFFAFKHSSFEAGIIGFIAGILQDSLSGINQGINTFTKLIIGLSVSSIKKIHKENLISISLSIFIFTLIQNLLIFAIQSIFIISPGISSLNRVFFIAIYNTILGILIYPIIHKTKSGEE; this is encoded by the coding sequence GTGTATTGGGTAATGTGGATTGGAATAATTATTCTATGTTTAGTTGGACAAACAGTCTACGCAGATGTCTTAACTATTTGTGAAATAAAACCAGATTTACTCCTGATTATAATAATCTTTTTTGCCTTTAAACACTCATCATTTGAGGCAGGAATAATAGGATTTATCGCCGGGATATTACAGGATAGTCTTTCAGGTATTAATCAGGGAATTAATACCTTTACAAAACTGATTATTGGATTATCAGTAAGTAGTATAAAAAAAATCCATAAAGAAAATTTGATTTCTATTTCTTTATCTATTTTTATATTTACACTCATCCAGAATTTATTAATCTTTGCCATTCAATCTATATTCATTATTTCCCCTGGAATTTCCTCACTGAATAGAGTTTTTTTTATTGCCATTTATAATACCATTCTGGGGATTCTTATTTACCCGATAATCCACAAAACAAAATCAGGAGAAGAATAA
- the mreC gene encoding rod shape-determining protein MreC translates to MSSLFLCVSAVNYHLNGYQFSKKRILKMTGFLWKHAKTNVIIVLLSISIILMASHTSLSTGYLKRGIMNILLPFQLLGAEIKFSTKDFFSTIKELQSIRNENQRLREKERYFASERKEWQSALNENKRLKKLLDYKCRLPYETIAARVISYDPSNWTNTVIIDKGKKDGIYKLAPVVTYQDGKEGLVGRVIGVENHSASVLLLNDQNSMIGTQILRSNEKGIIEGDNYRFCKLKFLPYDADVVKNDIVVTSGDGGVFPKGLFVGYVVYVGLKDRGLFREVDILPAIKFSKLEEVLVIVSKEISKPTLKK, encoded by the coding sequence ATGTCTTCTCTGTTCCTCTGCGTCTCTGCGGTAAATTACCACTTGAACGGTTACCAATTTTCAAAGAAGAGGATACTAAAAATGACTGGTTTCTTATGGAAACATGCGAAAACAAATGTTATTATTGTTTTACTATCTATTTCTATTATTTTAATGGCTAGTCATACATCCTTATCCACAGGATATTTAAAACGAGGAATTATGAATATCCTGCTTCCTTTTCAACTTCTGGGGGCAGAAATAAAATTTTCTACAAAAGACTTTTTCTCTACGATTAAAGAACTTCAATCAATACGAAATGAAAATCAAAGACTTAGAGAAAAAGAGAGATATTTTGCCTCAGAACGCAAAGAATGGCAATCTGCATTAAATGAAAATAAAAGATTAAAAAAACTATTAGACTATAAATGCAGGCTTCCTTATGAAACTATAGCGGCAAGGGTCATTAGTTACGACCCAAGTAATTGGACCAACACGGTCATCATTGATAAAGGGAAAAAGGATGGGATTTATAAACTTGCGCCAGTAGTTACTTATCAAGATGGAAAAGAAGGATTAGTGGGAAGAGTCATTGGAGTAGAAAATCATTCGGCTTCAGTTTTACTTCTGAATGACCAAAATAGTATGATTGGCACACAAATCCTCCGCTCTAATGAAAAAGGAATTATTGAAGGGGATAACTATAGATTTTGTAAATTAAAATTCTTACCTTATGATGCGGATGTGGTTAAAAATGATATTGTGGTTACTTCAGGAGATGGTGGGGTTTTTCCAAAAGGATTATTTGTAGGATATGTAGTCTATGTTGGATTAAAAGACCGTGGTTTGTTTCGTGAAGTGGATATTCTTCCGGCGATTAAATTCTCTAAATTAGAAGAAGTATTGGTAATTGTAAGTAAAGAAATATCTAAACCCACTTTAAAAAAATAG
- a CDS encoding rod shape-determining protein, producing the protein MLLNSLFGLFSNDIGIDLGTANTLVHVRGEGIVLCEPSVVAIERESRAVLAVGEEAKRMLGRTPGDIIAIRPLKDGVIADFEITERMIRHFITKVHNRRALVRPRIVIGVPSGITEVERRAVREAAEQAGAREVYLIEEPMAAAIGSNIQVYEPAGNMIVDIGGGTTEVAVISLGGMVVSKSIRIAGNEMDEALVQYTKKTHSLLIGERTAEELKIKIGSAYPLPEEQSMEIKGRDTMTGLPRTLRITSEEVREALKEPISFIVEVVKTALEETPPELASDIVDRGIVLSGGGALLRELDRLLSQETRLPVILADDPLRCVVIGTGRYLDELKNLHMARKKGGMRWSTTFRTGTEEEGS; encoded by the coding sequence ATGTTACTGAATTCTTTATTTGGTTTATTTTCTAATGATATTGGGATAGATTTAGGGACAGCCAATACTCTGGTGCATGTTAGGGGTGAAGGTATTGTTCTTTGTGAACCGTCAGTCGTAGCTATAGAGCGAGAATCAAGAGCCGTTTTAGCCGTGGGAGAAGAAGCTAAACGGATGTTAGGACGGACACCAGGAGATATTATTGCCATCAGACCCTTGAAAGATGGTGTAATTGCTGATTTTGAGATTACGGAGCGAATGATTCGTCATTTTATTACCAAAGTCCATAATCGACGGGCATTGGTTAGACCGAGAATTGTAATTGGTGTTCCATCTGGAATAACTGAGGTAGAAAGAAGGGCAGTGCGTGAAGCCGCAGAACAAGCAGGAGCAAGAGAGGTTTATCTCATTGAAGAACCTATGGCCGCCGCTATCGGCTCTAATATTCAAGTTTATGAACCAGCAGGAAATATGATTGTTGATATAGGTGGTGGCACAACAGAGGTAGCAGTCATTTCCTTAGGGGGGATGGTGGTAAGTAAATCCATTCGGATTGCTGGCAATGAAATGGATGAAGCACTCGTTCAATATACGAAAAAAACCCATTCACTCCTGATTGGCGAACGCACCGCTGAAGAGCTGAAGATTAAAATTGGCTCCGCATATCCATTACCAGAAGAACAATCAATGGAAATAAAAGGCCGAGATACGATGACTGGCCTACCAAGAACACTTAGAATTACATCAGAAGAAGTCCGAGAGGCATTAAAAGAACCTATCAGTTTTATTGTCGAAGTAGTTAAAACAGCATTAGAGGAAACACCGCCAGAATTAGCATCAGATATTGTTGACCGCGGTATAGTTTTATCTGGTGGCGGTGCCTTGTTACGCGAGTTAGATAGGTTACTTTCTCAAGAAACAAGATTACCAGTTATCTTAGCGGATGACCCACTGAGATGCGTCGTTATTGGAACAGGTAGATATTTAGATGAGTTGAAAAATTTACATATGGCTCGTAAAAAAGGAGGGATGAGGTGGAGCACTACTTTTAGAACAGGAACAGAAGAAGAAGGTTCCTGA